In Bactrocera oleae isolate idBacOlea1 chromosome 3, idBacOlea1, whole genome shotgun sequence, a genomic segment contains:
- the alien gene encoding COP9 signalosome complex subunit 2, which yields MSDNEDDFMCEDDEDYGLEYSEDSNSEPDVDLENQYYNSKALKEENPNGALASFQKVLDLEGGEKGEWGFKALKQMIKINFKLNNYNEMMERYKLLLTYIKSAVTRNHSEKSINSILDYISTSKNMEILQKFYETTLDALKDAKNDRLWFKTNTKLGKLYFDLGDFIKLQKILKQLHLSCQTDDGEDDLKKGTQLLEIYALEIQMYTVQKNNKKLKALYEQSLHIKSAIPHPLIMGVIRECGGKMHLREGEFEKAHTDFFEAFKNYDESGSPRRTTCLKYLVLANMLMKSGINPFDSQEAKPYKQDPEIVAMTKLVISYQNNDITEFESILKTNHKSIMDDQFIREHIEDLLRNIRTQVLIKLIRPYKNIGIPFIATKLKIEAAEVESLLVSCILDNTIQGRIDQINQVLQLDKENSNAARYNAVDGWANQISSLHQAVVNKMA from the exons ATGTCCGATAATGAAGATGATTTTATGTGTGAAGATGATGAGGATTATGGATTG GAGTACTCCGAAGACAGCAACTCGGAACCAGATGTGGATCTAGAAAATCAATATTACAATAGCAAAGCCTTAAAGGAAGAAAATCCAAATGGCGCGCTGGCATCATTTCAGAAGGTGTTGGATTTAGAGGGCGGCGAAAAAGGAGAATGGGGTTTCAAAGCGCTCAAgcaaatgataaaaataaattttaaattg aataattataatgaaatgATGGAGCGTTACAAACTTCtattgacttatattaaaagcGCCGTCACGCGCAATCATTCGGAAAAGTCAATAAATTCCATTTTGGACTATATTTCCACTTCTAAGAAT aTGGAGATTTTGCAAAAGTTTTATGAAACTACATTAGATGCGTTAAAGGATGCCAAAAATGACCGCCTTTGGTTCAAAACTAATACCAAATTAGGGAAACTATATTTTGATCTTGGTGATTTTATCAAGTTGCAAAAAATTCTAAAGCAACTACATCTGTCATGTCAAACAGACGATGGTGAGGATGACTTAAAGAAAGGCACACAATTGCTCGAGATATATGCACTAGAGATTCAAATGTATACCGtacagaaaaacaacaaaaagctaAAGGCTTTATATGAACAATCATTACATATTAAATCAGCAATACCACATCCACTTATAATGGGTGTAATACGTGAGTGCGGCGGAAAGATGCATTTGAGAGAAGGTGAATTCGAAAAGGCACATACAGACTTCTTTGAAGCGTTCAAGAATTATGATGAATCCGGTTCTCCGCGACGCACAACTTGCTTGAAGTATTTAGTTTTGGCAAACAt GTTAATGAAGTCCGGCATAAATCCCTTTGATTCGCAAGAGGCCAAACCATATAAACAAGATCCCGAAATTGTGGCCATGACGAAACTTGTTATTTCGTATCAAAATAATGACATTACAGAATTCGAGTCCATACTAAAAACAAATCACAAAAGCATTATGGATGACCAATTTATACGTGAACACATTGAAGATCTGCTACGCAATATACGCACACAGGTGTTGATCAAACTGATACGGCCGTATAAAAATATTGGCATACCATTTATAGCGACAAAATTGAAAATAGAGGCAGCAGAAGTTGAGAGTCTCTTGGTGTCGTGCATACTAGATAA caCAATCCAGGGGCGTATCGATCAAATTAATCAAGTGCTACAACTTGATAAAGAAAATAGCAATGCAGCACGTTACAATGCCGTAGACGGTTGGGCGAATCAAATCTCGTCGCTGCATCAGGCTGTGGTCAACAAAATGGCATAA
- the Tsp26A gene encoding tetraspanin-5 isoform X3: MPSVRKYRRETTEISCCLKYLLFSSNVVVWIAGLCVLAVGIWAWNEKDMFSNLAKLTFIALDPAFVLICTGTITFIIGFTGSVGALRENTCLLSLYALFLSLLLTFEISLGILTFVLKDKGWIKDQATEGLRAFIIHYREDPDQQNLIDWIQEDWLQCCGIDGPKDWDSNNYFNCSSSAIGSREACGVPFSCCRRRPSELIKNKQCGYDVRKEGYPVERHIYERGCLRAGEDWLEAHLISVASSCICILVVQNFEISKIIYEKGCVQAGEEWIEHNLIIISTSVIILIFVQILGICFTQNLRADINAQKSKYH, from the exons ATGCCTTCCGTACGGAAATACCGTCGCGAAACCACTGAGATAAGCTGTTGTTTAAAATATCTACTGTTCAGCAGCAACGTAGTTGTTTGG attgctGGATTATGTGTTCTGGCTGTTGGTATTTGGGCTTGGAACGAAAAAGATATGTTTAGTAATTTGGCTAAGCTAACATTTATAGCCTTAGATCCGGCCTTTGTATTAATTTGTACGGGCACAATCACATTTATAATTGGCTTTACTGGAAGCGTTGGAGCGCTACGAGAAAATACCTGTCTCTTGTCACTG TACGCACTGTTCCTGTCGTTGCTGCTGACATTTGAAATAAGCTTGGGCATATTAACTTTTGTGCTAAAGGACAAGGGTTGG ATAAAAGATCAAGCTACCGAGGGATTACGTGCCTTCATAATTCACTACCGTGAAGATCCAGATCAGCAAAATCTCATCGATTGGATACAAGAAGATTGGTTGCAGTGTTGTGGTATTGATGGCCCAAAAGATTGGGATAGCAATAACTATTTCAATTGTTCATCCAGCGCCATAGGGAGTCGAGAAGCATGTGGAGTTCCGTTTTCATGCTGCCGTCGGCGACCAAGTGAATTAATAAAGAATAAGCAATGCGGCTACGATGTGCGCAAAGAAGGATAT CCGGTGGAACGACATATCTATGAGCGCGGTTGTTTGCGAGCAGGCGAAGATTGGCTGGAAGCACACCTGATTAGTGTAGCGTCTTCATGCATTTGTATACTCGTAGTGCAG aattttgaaatatcgaAAATCATTTACGAAAAAGGCTGTGTACAAGCGGGTGAAGAGTGGATTGagcataatttaattataatttcaacCAGCGTTATTATACTTATTTTCGTACag ataCTTGGCATTTGCTTCACACAAAATCTTCGCGCTGATATAAATGCGCAAAAATCTAAGTATCACTGA
- the Gal gene encoding beta-galactosidase — MLNTLKYKLVTVIELTFLLVSLNGCAAKNLNRSFTIDNVGNTFLMDGLPFRYVSGSFHYFRALPQVWAERLKTMHAAGLNAIDTYIEWSLHNPHDGVYSWEGIADIERFLELAQKEDLYVVLRPGPYICAERDNGGLPHWLFTKYPDIKVRTSDPYYQLEVSKWYAKLMPRLQRFLYGNGGPIITVQIENEYGAFYACDAKHLLWLRDETEKYVQGNAVLFTTDQPDNGLKCGKIEGVHATIDFGIGSNFDEHWRAMRSVQPTGPLVNSEFYPGWLTHWGEENQRRDGMEVADSLRRILEAGASVNFYMFFGGTNFGFTAGANNYGDYVADITSYDYDAVMDEAGNITKKFEMIRKVIADFIDVPNKESCNGCIETQRFSYGNVTLKPLTNLLSEVGRTTLANGEPVSAEKPLTFENLDQYSGLVLYETELPHLEIDPTVLTVNELHDRAFVFVNDELVGTLSRKNGILSVPLSKGWGSRLQILVENQGRINYEAMNDTKGILGSVTVERFNGEKQELKNWVTTSFPLESEQIVSISAIFKSERKADVVRKSKILRNGPVIYHGEFTIENLGDTYLNPTGWGKGVAYVNGFNLGRYWPLIGPQTTLYLPKDLLNVGVNTLILLEYQKANLNEAIGEYTVSLDDKPQLDG, encoded by the exons aaCCTTAACCGGTCCTTTACCATTGACAATGTAGGCAATACCTTCTTAATGGACGGCCTGCCATTCCGATATGTCTCGGGCTCGTTTCATTATTTCCGCGCTTTGCCTCAAGTATGGGCCGAACGTTTGAAGACAATGCATGCAGCCGGCTTAAACGCCATTGATAC CTACATCGAGTGGTCTTTGCATAACCCGCACGACGGTGTCTACAGCTGGGAAGGTATTGCTGATATTGAACGCTTTTTGGAATTGGCACAAAAAGAAGATTTATACGTAGTTCTTCGACCGGGTCCATACATTTGCGCGGAGCGTGATAAT GGCGGGTTGCCACATTGGCTTTTCACCAAGTATCCCGATATTAAGGTGCGAACCAGTGATCCTTACTATCAATTGGAGGTAAGCAAATGGTATGCGAAATTAATGCCACGCCTACAAAGATTTCTCTACGGCAATGGTGGTCCAATTATAACGGTGCAAATAGAAAACGAATACGGAGCTTTTTATGCCTGTGATGCAAAACATTTGCTTTGGCTTCGCGATGaaactgaaaaatatgttcaagGAAATGCCGTACTTTTCACAACAGATCAACCTGATAATGGTTTAAAATGTGGCAAAATTGAAGGCGTACATGCGACGATTGACTTTGGAATAG GTTCCAACTTCGATGAACATTGGCGCGCAATGCGCAGCGTCCAACCAACGGGACCGTTAGTAAATTCTGAGTTCTACCCCGGTTGGTTAACCCACTGGGgagaggaaaatcaaagacgtGATGGGATGGAGGTTGCAGATTCACTGAG ACGGATACTCGAAGCTGGCGCTAGTGTAAACTTTTACATGTTCTTCGGAGGCACCAACTTTGGCTTCACCGCTGGCGCTAACAATTATGGAGACTACGTAGCTGATATCACTTCTTACGATTACGATGCCGTAATGGATGAGGCGGGTAATATCActaaaaaattcgaaatgatACGCAAAGTCATAGCCGATTTTATCGACGTGCCAAACAAAGAAAGTTGCAATGGTTGCATAGAAACGCAACGTTTTTCTTACGGTAATGTAACACTAAAACCGCTAACTAATTTACTCTCAGAAGTAGGACGCACTACATTGGCGAATGGCGAACCAGTGTCAGCTGAAAAACCGCTCACATTTGAGAATCTTGATCAGTACTCCGGCCTGGTTTTGTACGAAACCGAATTGCCACATTTGGAAATCGATCCCACAGTTCTCACAGTCAACGAATTGCATGATCgtgcctttgtatttgtaaatgatGAGTTGGTCGGTACATTGTCGCGTAAAAATGGGATTTTGTCGGTGCCATTAAGCAAAGGTTGGGGTAGCCGTCTACAGATTTTAGTTGAAAATCAAGGACGTATCAATTATGAAGCTATGAATGATACAAAAGGTATTTTAGGTTCGGTAACAGTGGAACGTTTCAATGGTGAAAAACAGGAACTCAAGAATTGGGTCACCACTTCATTTCCTTTGGAAAGCGAACAAATAGTGtcaatttcagcaatttttaaaAGCGAAAGAAAAGCCGACGTAGTTCGAAAAAGCAAAATTCTAAGGAATGGACCCGTTATATATCACGGTGAATTCACAATAGAAAATCTCGGCGACACTTATCTAAATCCAACTGGTTGGGGCAAGGGTGTAGCTTATGTGAATGGCTTCAATTTGGGACGCTATTGGCCGTTGATAGGGCCTCAAACAACGTTATATCTTCCTAAGGATTTACTCAATGTTGGCGTGAATACGCTGATTCTTTTGGAGTATCAGAAAGCTAACTTAAATGAGGCTATTGGAGAGTATACCGTGTCACTCGACGATAAACCCCAGCTAGATGGATAA
- the Tsp26A gene encoding tetraspanin-5 isoform X1 yields the protein MPSVRKYRRETTEISCCLKYLLFSSNVVVWIAGLCVLAVGIWAWNEKDMFSNLAKLTFIALDPAFVLICTGTITFIIGFTGSVGALRENTCLLSLYALFLSLLLTFEISLGILTFVLKDKGWIKDQATEGLRAFIIHYREDPDQQNLIDWIQEDWLQCCGIDGPKDWDSNNYFNCSSSAIGSREACGVPFSCCRRRPSELIKNKQCGYDVRKEGYNFEISKIIYEKGCVQAGEEWIEHNLIIISTSVIILIFVQILGICFTQNLRADINAQKSKYH from the exons ATGCCTTCCGTACGGAAATACCGTCGCGAAACCACTGAGATAAGCTGTTGTTTAAAATATCTACTGTTCAGCAGCAACGTAGTTGTTTGG attgctGGATTATGTGTTCTGGCTGTTGGTATTTGGGCTTGGAACGAAAAAGATATGTTTAGTAATTTGGCTAAGCTAACATTTATAGCCTTAGATCCGGCCTTTGTATTAATTTGTACGGGCACAATCACATTTATAATTGGCTTTACTGGAAGCGTTGGAGCGCTACGAGAAAATACCTGTCTCTTGTCACTG TACGCACTGTTCCTGTCGTTGCTGCTGACATTTGAAATAAGCTTGGGCATATTAACTTTTGTGCTAAAGGACAAGGGTTGG ATAAAAGATCAAGCTACCGAGGGATTACGTGCCTTCATAATTCACTACCGTGAAGATCCAGATCAGCAAAATCTCATCGATTGGATACAAGAAGATTGGTTGCAGTGTTGTGGTATTGATGGCCCAAAAGATTGGGATAGCAATAACTATTTCAATTGTTCATCCAGCGCCATAGGGAGTCGAGAAGCATGTGGAGTTCCGTTTTCATGCTGCCGTCGGCGACCAAGTGAATTAATAAAGAATAAGCAATGCGGCTACGATGTGCGCAAAGAAGGATAT aattttgaaatatcgaAAATCATTTACGAAAAAGGCTGTGTACAAGCGGGTGAAGAGTGGATTGagcataatttaattataatttcaacCAGCGTTATTATACTTATTTTCGTACag ataCTTGGCATTTGCTTCACACAAAATCTTCGCGCTGATATAAATGCGCAAAAATCTAAGTATCACTGA
- the Tsp26A gene encoding tetraspanin-5 isoform X2 gives MPSVRKYRRETTEISCCLKYLLFSSNVVVWIAGLCVLAVGIWAWNEKDMFSNLAKLTFIALDPAFVLICTGTITFIIGFTGSVGALRENTCLLSLYALFLSLLLTFEISLGILTFVLKDKGWIKDQATEGLRAFIIHYREDPDQQNLIDWIQEDWLQCCGIDGPKDWDSNNYFNCSSSAIGSREACGVPFSCCRRRPSELIKNKQCGYDVRKEGYPVERHIYERGCLRAGEDWLEAHLISVASSCICILVVQILGICFTQNLRADINAQKSKYH, from the exons ATGCCTTCCGTACGGAAATACCGTCGCGAAACCACTGAGATAAGCTGTTGTTTAAAATATCTACTGTTCAGCAGCAACGTAGTTGTTTGG attgctGGATTATGTGTTCTGGCTGTTGGTATTTGGGCTTGGAACGAAAAAGATATGTTTAGTAATTTGGCTAAGCTAACATTTATAGCCTTAGATCCGGCCTTTGTATTAATTTGTACGGGCACAATCACATTTATAATTGGCTTTACTGGAAGCGTTGGAGCGCTACGAGAAAATACCTGTCTCTTGTCACTG TACGCACTGTTCCTGTCGTTGCTGCTGACATTTGAAATAAGCTTGGGCATATTAACTTTTGTGCTAAAGGACAAGGGTTGG ATAAAAGATCAAGCTACCGAGGGATTACGTGCCTTCATAATTCACTACCGTGAAGATCCAGATCAGCAAAATCTCATCGATTGGATACAAGAAGATTGGTTGCAGTGTTGTGGTATTGATGGCCCAAAAGATTGGGATAGCAATAACTATTTCAATTGTTCATCCAGCGCCATAGGGAGTCGAGAAGCATGTGGAGTTCCGTTTTCATGCTGCCGTCGGCGACCAAGTGAATTAATAAAGAATAAGCAATGCGGCTACGATGTGCGCAAAGAAGGATAT CCGGTGGAACGACATATCTATGAGCGCGGTTGTTTGCGAGCAGGCGAAGATTGGCTGGAAGCACACCTGATTAGTGTAGCGTCTTCATGCATTTGTATACTCGTAGTGCAG ataCTTGGCATTTGCTTCACACAAAATCTTCGCGCTGATATAAATGCGCAAAAATCTAAGTATCACTGA